In a single window of the Renibacterium salmoninarum ATCC 33209 genome:
- a CDS encoding S1 family peptidase, whose product MKKVLKSVLIGAAAASLALVGAGAATAAPVGSGSASPDIVGGTKSAPTPWAVQLIFQQPGESGSFGCTGEAISSEWILTAGHCVKGDTGMKVYFSNSTSDRGVGIAVDDFYSQPDNDDALVHLSQAKELSAYPTMTDGYQINTNDAALIMGYGRRANSVNSDGLYQAKMRVPGASSDTAGGPAIHLQGINGGANHGDSGGPLIIGNKIVGVASTVDSGPGASTTGKSNYASVSDARDWIQNTTGI is encoded by the coding sequence ATGAAAAAGGTTCTTAAATCTGTTCTCATTGGTGCCGCGGCCGCTTCATTGGCTCTTGTTGGCGCGGGTGCGGCTACTGCAGCTCCAGTGGGTAGCGGTAGCGCTAGCCCGGATATTGTTGGCGGCACCAAGTCGGCTCCCACCCCGTGGGCTGTTCAACTGATCTTCCAGCAGCCCGGCGAATCTGGCAGCTTTGGCTGCACCGGCGAAGCCATTTCGTCCGAGTGGATCCTGACCGCAGGACACTGCGTCAAGGGCGATACCGGCATGAAGGTGTACTTCTCCAATAGCACGAGCGATCGTGGCGTCGGTATTGCGGTTGACGACTTCTACTCTCAGCCAGACAACGACGACGCACTTGTGCACTTGTCTCAGGCCAAAGAGCTGAGCGCGTACCCGACGATGACTGATGGGTACCAGATCAACACCAACGATGCTGCACTCATCATGGGTTACGGACGTCGGGCTAACAGCGTTAACTCAGATGGTCTGTACCAAGCCAAGATGAGGGTACCCGGCGCCAGCAGCGACACCGCTGGTGGCCCCGCGATCCATCTTCAAGGCATTAACGGCGGCGCAAACCACGGCGATTCCGGTGGCCCGCTGATCATTGGTAACAAGATCGTTGGCGTTGCCTCCACGGTTGATTCCGGGCCTGGTGCAAGCACCACCGGCAAGAGCAACTACGCGAGCGTGAGTGACGCTCGCGACTGGATCCAGAACACTACCGGTATCTGA
- a CDS encoding S1 family peptidase — translation MNKVIKSVLVGAAAASMAFLGTGVASAAPVGGGAASPDIVGGTKSAATPWEVQLIFVQNGNTYGCTGEAISSEWILTAQHCIDRTSSMNVYYSNSTTNRGTAIKADNWVGSDNGDVALVHLSQSKNLGSYPTVADSYSANAGDKGIVMGYGRRANAAQSDGLYQANVQVLGSSTDAYNGTAVHIKGVNGASNHGDSGGPLLIGNQIVGVCSTGDSSDPGADIHAGSNYANLTDSRQWISDTAGV, via the coding sequence ATGAACAAGGTAATCAAGTCAGTTTTGGTCGGTGCTGCTGCAGCTTCGATGGCGTTCCTCGGCACCGGTGTTGCCTCGGCTGCTCCAGTGGGCGGCGGTGCTGCTAGCCCGGATATTGTTGGCGGTACTAAGTCTGCGGCCACGCCGTGGGAAGTTCAGCTGATCTTCGTGCAGAACGGCAACACCTACGGCTGCACCGGTGAAGCCATCTCGTCCGAGTGGATCTTGACCGCTCAGCACTGCATTGACAGGACCTCTTCGATGAACGTTTACTACAGCAACAGCACCACCAACCGGGGCACCGCAATCAAGGCTGACAACTGGGTTGGTTCGGACAACGGTGACGTTGCGCTGGTTCACCTTTCCCAGTCCAAGAACCTCGGTTCCTACCCGACGGTTGCAGACAGCTACTCCGCAAATGCTGGTGATAAGGGCATCGTGATGGGTTACGGACGACGCGCAAATGCTGCCCAGTCTGACGGCCTGTACCAGGCAAATGTTCAGGTTCTTGGTTCCAGCACTGACGCGTACAACGGCACTGCAGTGCACATCAAGGGCGTCAATGGCGCATCCAACCACGGCGATTCCGGCGGCCCCTTACTCATTGGCAACCAGATTGTTGGCGTTTGCTCCACTGGTGACAGCAGCGATCCGGGTGCTGACATCCATGCAGGCAGCAACTACGCAAACCTGACCGATTCACGTCAGTGGATCTCTGACACCGCGGGCGTCTAG
- a CDS encoding S1 family peptidase, translating into MNKIFKSVLVGAAAASMAFLGTGVASAAPVGNGSATPDIVGGTKAPATPWAVQLVFVQNGSSYGCTGEAISKDYILTANHCIDGISSMNVYYSNSNSTANRGTAIKADKWTTSGKGDVALVHLSASKDLGSYPALADSYTAKSGDAGKIMGYGLRANQVRPDGLYQANVSVLGASRDAYNGTAVHIKGGDGAANHSDSGGPLIIGGKIVGVCSTGDSSDPGADIHAGSSYANLTASRSWIKSTSGV; encoded by the coding sequence ATGAACAAGATCTTCAAGTCAGTCCTGGTTGGGGCTGCTGCAGCATCGATGGCATTCCTCGGCACGGGCGTAGCATCAGCCGCTCCGGTCGGCAACGGCAGTGCCACCCCCGACATTGTGGGTGGCACCAAGGCTCCTGCAACTCCGTGGGCCGTACAGCTGGTATTCGTCCAGAACGGTAGCAGCTATGGCTGCACCGGTGAGGCAATTTCCAAGGATTACATCCTGACTGCCAATCACTGCATCGACGGCATCTCTTCGATGAACGTCTACTACAGCAACAGCAACAGCACCGCAAACCGCGGAACCGCGATCAAGGCGGATAAGTGGACGACTTCGGGCAAGGGCGACGTTGCCCTGGTGCACCTGTCCGCCTCGAAGGACCTTGGTTCTTACCCCGCACTGGCTGACAGCTACACCGCCAAGTCCGGTGACGCGGGCAAGATCATGGGCTACGGATTGCGTGCAAACCAGGTTCGCCCGGACGGCTTGTACCAGGCCAACGTTAGCGTCCTAGGCGCTAGCAGAGATGCCTACAACGGCACCGCAGTACACATCAAGGGTGGCGATGGCGCTGCTAACCACAGCGATTCCGGCGGCCCCTTGATCATTGGTGGCAAGATCGTTGGCGTTTGCTCCACTGGCGACAGCAGCGATCCGGGTGCTGACATCCACGCAGGCAGTAGCTATGCGAACCTCACGGCTTCGCGTAGCTGGATCAAGTCCACCTCGGGCGTCTGA